The stretch of DNA CTATTTATGGCATACTAAAAATTTACTATCGATACGATTCAAAAAAAACATCTAAAAAAAAGGGAGACTATACCGCTTGATTCAGATAAAAGCAATGAGAAAAGAAACATTATAGTAAATCAATTAGTTATTATACAGATCATGATTTCTTCTCTGTCGATTCGTTTTCGTTATTAAAAATAATCAAGCTGTATTTGAACTCTATTTTATATCTTAGTAATAACTAGCTTCAATAAAACTAAGCAGTATTGCTTCAGCTGAAACGTTAATGTACATATGAGAAAAACACTTCTAATAGTATTATTTTTCAACCTCAATTTTTGTTTTTCACAAACAAAAATTGAGCAATTTAAATTATCTGATTGCGCTCTTGAATTGACAAAACAAAAAGTTATTTATGACCCAAGTTACTTTTCAATTGATTATCCAAATGGCGACGTACCAAGTGATAAAGGAGTTTGCACAGACGTTGTAATTCGTGCTTATCGAAAAATGGGAATTGATTTACAGAAAAATGTTCATGAAGATATGAAAGCTAACTTCAGTGCTTATCCAAAAAATTGGGGACTTAAAACAACAGATAAAAATATTGACCATC from Flavivirga spongiicola encodes:
- a CDS encoding DUF1287 domain-containing protein; amino-acid sequence: MRKTLLIVLFFNLNFCFSQTKIEQFKLSDCALELTKQKVIYDPSYFSIDYPNGDVPSDKGVCTDVVIRAYRKMGIDLQKNVHEDMKANFSAYPKNWGLKTTDKNIDHRRVPNLMTFFKRKGAEKTISDKAKNYVPGDIVCWNLGGAVTHIGIVVHKKSADGKRHLIVHNIGDGQVLADCLFDYKIIGHYRYEE